From the genome of Rhododendron vialii isolate Sample 1 chromosome 10a, ASM3025357v1:
CCGAAATTAGCCTAACAACCAGATCAGACATTCAAATCGAGTAATATCTGACAACTAAAATAAAACAGGTATATCCAACAATCATCCCAAGTTTGCCACCCAACACAGTTAAAACTCAAATGTATAATTAGGGAGGTTTCTCCTCCCTAAACCTAGCAAGCCATTCGTTTTCCCATCCCTCTCCTCTAGCTCACCTCGTTGTTTCGATCGTTTCTATATTCTGATCGAGGTAACACCGAGCAATTTCGATTCCTTCTTTTTGTGATTTTCGCTCTTGTTCAATTTCGATTCATCGATTGCAGAATCGATCAGATGGACCTTTTCCAAAAAGCAATCACGGTAAAATTAAGCCACAAGGACAAGTATTTGGTGGCGGAGGATGACCAAGAATCCGTATCCCTCGACCGCGACGGTTCGTCGAAGAACGCGATATGGTCGGTCCAGTTCTTTGAGACGGAGAGGTACTTGCGCTTCAAAAGTTGCCACGGAAAGTACCTAACCGCATCGGATGCGCGGAGAGTGGTTCAAAGCATTCCGAAAAAGCTCGACTCCTCGACCCAATGGGAGCCGATACGAGACGGCTTTTCGGCGCGGTTGCGGACTCCGAACGGGAACTTTCTTCAGCCGATTGGGGGCTTGCCACCGTGGCGGAATTCGGTGAAGCACGACGTTCCGCAACGAGTGGGAACGCAAGAGAAGGTTTTGTGGGACGTCGAGGTGGTCGAGGCGACTCCAAAAACGCCGCCATCATTGTCGTCGCCGTCACCAAATATTTGCCGCGAGTCAACGTTGATTACGAGCTTCCCGATAGGAAGGACGCCGCCTACCCTTGAACCTAAGGCTACCAAATTCACAACCGTGAAGCATCGATTCATGGGATTCACTCGAGGTGAAACGAAATTCGACAGGGTGTAATATTTTGGCTCCGAAGAATTATTTTGTTTCCTGATAAATAATTGGACGTGTCAAAACGTTACAAATTCGACGCGTTTATACTTCATTTGTAGTAGTAAAATCAAGCGATTTAATCCCGCCACTCGCTGCCTCAGTCTCTCCCCCAAATGTTAGATTGTTTGGTCACTAAGAAACATATTGATCCTTAGATTGAGTTCCTttgaaatcaatcaatcaatatcTTATGCAAATGTGTTTTGCCTTCAAACATTTAAACcttgaattttaattttctagatttttgtttgtttttgtgagagagagagaaacgtgcgGAGAGGGAGACATGGGGCGGGGGTGTGaatatggaggaaaaaaattattatatgcCTTTGGAACACCACCACGGTCCATACTCATTCACTACCACACATATTTCTTTCATTGCATAGAATGTGAACAAAACTAGCGTGTATCAAACACgaaataggaaaaaaattaactatatatttttatcaAATACTATTGTGCCCGTCGGTTTGATACACGGAAAAACTAGCTCTCCATGAGCACTTACTATACTcaatgaaagaaataaaatcaaGACCAAAATCAAGGAACAACTAGCTCTCCAGCACTTTACGCATGAGTCAAAGCTGGTGAGGACATAATTTGTGCATCACCCAAGCAATACAACTGCCGAAGACGTTCACATCACAAATAAGAAGATTAAtggatatacatatatagctgCGATTTAAATGCTAACATAcaagggaaagtctacaatacacatcccttaaaaatgtgtatcatatgcacctattttgtggttcattcataacattttagagtgtttcgtaacttttgttctagaattcataacttttcagcaatacgattcgtaacgttttcattatgattcataacattttgatgtatctcgtaacctttatatgattcgtaactttttagcaatacgattcgtaacattttctctataattcataacattttgaggagtgcatatgatacacacccaaataagaggtgtgtattgtagtctttcccaaCATCATTTTACAAACATATAGTGTTGCTTAAGGTCATTAAATTACCTCACAAAAGGCGCGTAGTTAAGTATGTATGTGTGCACGAATTCTCATCTCCATTGACCACATTTAACAACACCATAAACCACAAGGCAGTATTTGTTTCACTGACACAAACCAGGAATAAACTGGTCCTTGTCTTAAAATACATTCATACTGGGATCATTACAGCTAAGTCCTGAAAAGGATGTGAATCTTTTCAAGTTTTGGCACTGATCACTTGCTCATTTGATTGGTGGATTTGTCCATGTTCTGATTACAAAGCTGCAGTAGTGAAATTGTGAGAATGGAGGAAGCTAGAGCCTTCCTACGAGAAAGAAACTCTTGGGACAGGCGTAGCATCGTTGGTCGAGATTTGGGCGATCAAGACGTAAGCATGCGAATGCTATTGTAGCAATTAGAACAATGTCCCCGGCAATCATAGGATTGTCACAACAACATGGATGCGTTTGCTAATTTAGAGCTGTTGAAGTTGGTGGTAAATCTCGGGGGAAGAAAGATCACTTATTGAAAAACTAAAGGCTTGTCTCGAGCATCAATAGCACAAAATGACTTGATGAATTGAAAAGCCTCTTTGCAAAATCTAAGATGAAGCTTATTCTTTAGTAAATTGTGGTCTTCCCTTAGGCACTAGTGCTGGCTCTCCGTCTTCCACGCATTGGGTGTGACCGGCACTAGGTTCTCCGCACCGCCTTTTATGTGTTTCTAGCCCTCGAGGCATGCCTTGAGATTTCCATATATTCGTGCTTTCACATGAACCGACGGCTGGAAATTCATCAAAATATGGGCATATGAATACTACATAGCATGTGGTGCTAGCGCGACTAGCATGGATTCGGTCCTTGGCCTTTCGAATAGGAAAGGGCCAATACGAAAGAACACCAGCTAGtttagaaaacacaaaaaagtaTTGCCACTTCAGTATTGGCCCTGCTGCGGAATAGCAAATTAGTATACCATTGCTCCTTTATCTAGTATTTTCACATCTTAGTATTTTCACATGATCCAACGGCTAGAAATACATGTAAACACAATTGATTAAATCACATCGATGTGGTGATCGTTTTCACATCTTAGAGAGAACTCATAAATGTACGAATTTTCCCTGTGCCTTCAAATGTAATTGTCATCAAATGACCTAAGGCTTCTCAAGTTTAGTAGTCTTTCTCTTTTAATAACGTGTAGCGTGGTCCTCCTCGCAAACCACCTCTCCCGCAAAAACTTTCCCCATATTAGCGGTCCACAAGCCCTTAAGAAAAATCACTCAATGGTGATCAATCAACAAACATTCCCAAAACGTGCCTACGACCAAGCATGTACGACTGAAAGTTTAAGAATCCGATTCTTATTCAATTCTAAAATGTAACATGCAATTAAATCACAACGATGTGGCCATCATTTTTACAGATCACTTTGAAGTGAACTACAGTTTTATCAAGCAATAGCTAAACAAACTATGTCGAGTACGTCCTcatcagaattttttttttttcttggtcaaaTGAAAACCAAGCTTTCATTTTTGGAGTCCCCTTGGGCAATCGGTCTTCCCGAGGAAGTCTCCCCCAAGGACACAGCTGAGACCAAGGACCATGCCCACATCCTAGCACTCCTAGCTCCGTTGTGCAAGTTTCTTTTCTAgctaggctccgtttgtttggacataaaatattttacttatttttccttgtttggttggacaaaaagttggaaaacattttccacggtaaaatattttccatgatATGGCTGAAAATGATTTACTTTCAAAACAACGGTAAGTTGTTTTACCATGCTCCAAGGGTAATTAAATTGGATATGGGTGTCACCGTGGTACAGAAACATATCCAACTGCCTTATGCAAGTCATATCTGAAGGACAAGGCAACAACAGAGAAAATCGAAGAGTCAATGTAGCATGCGCATGAGCTAGCAATCTGATTAATGTTTGCAGGACCACACTTTGACTGAACAAGATATCATCCTCGTGAATAAGCAAATAATCATCAGATGGAAAACCTGGCCGCCTTGGCACGGATGAAGATTTCGACCTTTACACATCCGATTTGAGGAAATATTCTACTGAGGGCGGCAAACTTGGTTCGAATGCCAAGTTTGAAAATGGCACGAGGACCCATAGAAAGAGTGATATATACAGTCGTATGAGTAGAGCTCAAAACTT
Proteins encoded in this window:
- the LOC131304683 gene encoding uncharacterized protein LOC131304683, whose translation is MDLFQKAITVKLSHKDKYLVAEDDQESVSLDRDGSSKNAIWSVQFFETERYLRFKSCHGKYLTASDARRVVQSIPKKLDSSTQWEPIRDGFSARLRTPNGNFLQPIGGLPPWRNSVKHDVPQRVGTQEKVLWDVEVVEATPKTPPSLSSPSPNICRESTLITSFPIGRTPPTLEPKATKFTTVKHRFMGFTRGETKFDRV